In Subdoligranulum variabile, the genomic stretch TGCAGGAAGATCACGTGGCCGCTCTGCTCACCGCCGATGGCGTAGCCCCGGGCCCGCATCTCCTCCAGCACGTACCGGTCGCCCACCGCCGTGCGGGCGGTCTCAATGCCCAGGGCCTCCATATGCTTCATAAAGCCCAGGTTGGACATGACGGTCACCACCACGGTGTTGCCGTCCAGGCGGCCGCGCTCCTTCATATCAGCGCCCACCAGGGCGATGATCTTGTCGCCGTCCATCTCGGCGCCGTTTTCGTCGCAGCCCAGGCAGCGGTCGGCGTCGCCGTCAAAGGCAATGCCGCAGTCATAGCCGCCTTCCTTGACGGCAGCTTCCAGCGCTTCCAGATGGGTGGAACCGCAGCCGTCGTTCACCGAAACACCGTCCTGCAGGGTACCCATGAAGCCGCACTCGCAGCCCAGGCGGGGGAACAGTTTCTGGGCCACCGCCGCGGAGGCACCGTTGGCGCAGTCAAACAGCACTTTCAGGCCGGTGAGGTCGGCATCGATGTGCTCCTGCAGGAAATCCACATAGTCGTCGATGCCGGTGCGGCACATATGGATGCGGCCGATGTCGGCACCCTCCGCCAGACGGATGTCGGCGCAGTTGTTGAAGACATGGGCCTCGATCTGGTCCTCCACCTCGTCGGGGAGCTTGTAGCCGTCCCCCTTGAAGATCTTGATGCCGTTGAATTCCATGGGGTTATGGGAGGCCGAGATCATGATGCCGGCGTCGGCATGGTACTTGCGCACCAGGTAGGCCACGCCGGGGGTGGGGATCACGCCCAGCAGGTCCACGTCGGCACCCACGCTGCACAGGCCCGCCGCCAGGGTGGACTCCAGCATGTCGCCGGAGACCCGGGTGTCCTTGCCGATGAGGATCTTGGGACGGTGCCCGTCCAGGCGGGTCAGCACCGCCGCAGTGCCGCGGCCGATCTGCAGCGCCAGTTCACAGGTAAGGTCCTTGCCCGCCACGCCGCGGACGCCGTCGGTTCCAAACAGTTTACCCATAGTATCAGGTCCTTTCGTACTCAAATCGTTTTTTCCTATTCTATGCGCCCGGCCTGTCCGCCGGTGCGGATCTGTCGTGCTCAAAACATACTCTGCTGGCCGTCGTCTTCATCAAACCGGCGGGGCACCGCCATATGCAGATGCTCGTAGGCCAGCCGGGTCACGCAGCGCCCCCGCGGGGTGCGGGTCAGCATGCCCATCTGCATCAGATAGGGTTCGCAGAGGTCCTCCAGGGTGACGCTCTCCTCCCCCAGAGCCGCCGCCAGGGTCTCCAGCCCCACCGGCCCGCCGCCGTACATCTCGATGATGGCGCGCAGCAGGCTGCGGTCCAGCTCGTCCAGGCCCATCTCGTCGATGTCCATCCACTTGCGGGCTTCCACGGCGGTCTCCTCGTCGATGGTGCCGTCCCCCTGCACGGTGGCAAAATCCCGCACCCGCTTGAGCAGACGGTTGGCGATACGGGGCGTACCGCGGCTGCAGCGGGCCAGTTCCAGGGCCCCTTCCTCGGTGATGGGGATCCCCAGAATGCCGGCGCTGCGGGTGATGATCTGTGCCAGTTCCTTGGGGCTGTAGGGCTCCAGCTTGAGCAGGATGCCGAAGCGGTCCCGCAGCGGCCCGGTGAGCTGCCCGGCCCGGGTGGTGGCGCCGATCAGCGTGAACCGGGGCAGGTTGATGCGGATGCTCTGGGCACTGGGGCCTTTGCCGATCATGATATCCAGGGCATAGTCCTCCAAAGCCGGGTAGAGCACCTCCTCCACCTGGCGGGAAAGGCGGTGGATCTCGTCAATAAAAAGGACGTCCCCCTCCTGCAGATTGGTCAGCAGGGCGGCCAGGTCACCAGGCTTCTCGATGGCAGGGCCCGAGGTGATGCGGATCTGTACCCCCATCTCCTGGGCCACAATGCCGGCCAGGGTGGTTTTGCCCAGGCCCGGCGGGCCGTAGAGCAGGATGTGGTCCATGGGCTCGCCACGCTGCTGGGCTGCCCGCAGATAGACCCGCAGGTTGCCCTTGGCCTTTTCCTGGCCCACATAGTCGTCCAGGGTTTTGGGGCGCAGGCTGATCTCTTCCGCGTCGGCAGGCAGGGCGTCGGGGCTGACCAGCCGGCTGGGATCTACGGTGTATTCCTGATTCATAGCGGTCTGTCCCCTCCTTTACCGGGCGCGCGACAGGCTGCGCAGCGCCACTTTGATGATGTCCTGCACGGACAGGGTCTCGTCCACCCGGGCCACGGCCGCCGCCGCGTCGGAGGGTGTATAGCCCAGGCTGACCAGAGCCGCCACCGCCTGGGCAGGGGCAGAACTGGGCATGGGCGCCGAGAGGTCCGCCCCGCCGAAGCCGGTGCCGTCGGCCAGGCCCTTGCCCACCTTGTCCTTCAGTTCCAGGGTGATGCGCTGGGCCAGCTTCGGTCCCACGCCCGAGGCCTTGGTAAAGGCCTTGTGGTCGCCGGAGGAGGCCGCCAGGGCGATTTTTTCGGGGCTCATCACCGAGAGGATGGCCAGGCCCGCCTTGGGTCCCACGCCGGAGACGGCGGTGAGCATCTTGAAACAGTCCCGCTGTTCCTCGGTGGCAAAGCCGTAGAGGGAGACATCGTTCTCGCTGACGTTCATGACGGTGTAGACCGTGCCCTCCTGCCCCGGGGCGGGCAGCGCCTCGCCGGTGGTGGCAGGGATCTGCACGGCATATCCCACCCCGCCGCAGCTGATGACGGCGGTGTCCAGCGTCTTTTTCAGAATTTTGCCGGTCAGGCAATAGATCATGGTATCCTTCCTTGCTGTTCAAAGGGGCACGGCGCTCAGCGCGGCTGCGTGCCCATCAGGCGGCTGCGGCTGCAATGGCAATGGGCAATGGCCATGCCCAGCGCGTCCGCCGTGTCGTCGGGTTTGGGGATGGTTTCCAGGTGCAGCATCATGCGGGTCATCTCCTGGATCTGCTTTTTCACGGCCTTGCCGTATCCGGTGATGGCCTGTTTGACCTGCATAGGGGTGTATTCGTAGATCGGCACACCGCACTGGGCAGCCGCCAGCAGGATCACCCCGCGGGCTTCCGCCACACCGATGACGGTGGTCTGGTTGTGCTGGTAGTACAGTTTTTCGATGGAGAGCGCCTCCGGCGCATACCGGCGGCAGACATCCAGCACCGAGTCGTAGATCTCGCACAGGCGCTGTTCAAAGGGGGTATCCTTCTCCGTGAGGATGGCGCCGTAGCCGATAGGGGAAAACCGGTTTCCCACATACTCCACGACCCCCCAGCCCACGATGGCATACCCGGGATCAATGCCCAGTACCCGCAACTTTCTACACCTCCCCACTTTAACCGATATAGTATACCACAAAATCCTGATGCCGTCCACCGTGCATTCCGGCTTTTTGTTTTCCATAAAACCTCAATGCATCGTTATTTTCAAAAAAAGTTGATTTTTTTTGAAAAAAGGGGTTGATTTTTTCGTTCGGGTTTGGTATGATTATTGGCGTCGCAAGAAGCGCGGCGCCCAAGAACATGGACGGTTAGCTCAGCTGGTAGAGCATCTGCTTGACGTGCAGGAGGTCACAGGTTCGAGTCCTGTACCGTCCACCAAATCAGTCCGGAACGAAAGTTCCGGGCTTTTTTATTTTTGTATGTCACAAAAGAGCAGCGGCGTGCAGGCTTTCAGGCTTGCACGCCGCTGTGGTTTTATGGTCAATTATTGAGCGCGGCGGTTTTCCCGCTCCCGGTGCTCCCGGCGGTCCCCCTTGCGGGGTTCCTCCTCCGGCGGGCGGCGGGTCAGGCGGACCTCCTGCACGCGGCGGTGGCTCACACGGGTCACCGTGCCGTCGCAGTCGCCCCACACAAAGTGGTCCCCCACCTTGGGCAGACGGCCCAGCTTTTCCTGCACCAGGCCACTGATGGCGATGGCGTCGATCTCCTCCTGGTCCTTGATGGAGAGTTCCTCGGCCACATCGTCGATGCCGGCGGCGCCGGACACCAGCCAGCTGCCGTCGCTCTGCTGGTGGATCTCCTCCACGACGTCGTCATGTTCATCCCAGATCTCGCCCACCAGCTCCTCCAGGATATCCTCCAGCGTGATGATGCCGGCGGTGCCGCCGTATTCATCCACCACGACGGCCATATGGTGCTTGCTTTCCCGCAGGGTCAGCAGCAGGCTGGAAATCTGGGTGGCGGTGGTGGTGTACAGCGTCGGGCTCACGAGGTTTTCCAGTTTCACCTCTTTGACGTTGCCCTTGCGCAGCGCCGCGAAGCAGTCCTTCTCATGCACCACGCCGATGATATTGTCGATGGTCTCGTGGTAGACCGGCAGGCGGGAATACCCGCTCTCGGCAAACATATCCACGACCTCTTCCATTGGCGTGTCGTCCTCCACGGCCACCACATCCACGCGGGGCGTCAGGACGTCCTCCACTTCCACGTCATCGAATTCGATGGCGCTGCGGATCAGCTCGCTCTCCCGGTCGGTCAGCTCGCCGTCCTTTTCGGCCTCACTGACCATGGTGACGAGCTCACCTTCGGTGATGGTGTCCCGCTCACCTTTGTAAAAACGCTTGGCGAGGAAGTTTTTCCACTGTCCGAAGATCCAGTTCAGCGGGGTGAACACCGTGACCAGCACGCTGAGGGTGGGCGCAAAGCTCAGCGCCAGCGATTCCGGCATCTCCTTGGCCATACTCTTGGGGGTGATCTCACCAAAGGTGAGCACCACCAGGGTCAGCACAACGGTGGATACCGTGGGGCCGTACGCTCCGCCCAGCACCTGGGTGAAAAGCACCGTGCCGATGGAGGACGCGCCGATGTTGACGATATTGTTGCCGATGAGGATGGTGCTGAGCAGGCTGTCGTACCGCTCGGCCAGCGAGAGGACCTTGGCGGCCTGCCGGTCGCCTGCGTCGGCGCGGCTGCGCAGACGGATCAGGTTCAAGGAAGAATACGCGGTTTCGGCCGAAGAAAAGAAGGCCGACATGCACACCAGTACAACCAGTGCCACGATCATAAATATACTGCCATCGTCCATTGGGGAAACTACCAACTCTACTTTCTGTATTGAAATTTTATGCGCCCTGCAAAAAGTACAGTGAACGCATATTGTAATGTATGATACCATATTTCTCTGCAAAACGCAAGATGACCGGCACGGGAGGCGCAAAACGCGCAAATCCGCCAAAAGACGGTTTCCTTCCTGCAAAAAGAAGCGCCGGGATGCACAAATCCTGCCGCATT encodes the following:
- the glmM gene encoding phosphoglucosamine mutase, with product MGKLFGTDGVRGVAGKDLTCELALQIGRGTAAVLTRLDGHRPKILIGKDTRVSGDMLESTLAAGLCSVGADVDLLGVIPTPGVAYLVRKYHADAGIMISASHNPMEFNGIKIFKGDGYKLPDEVEDQIEAHVFNNCADIRLAEGADIGRIHMCRTGIDDYVDFLQEHIDADLTGLKVLFDCANGASAAVAQKLFPRLGCECGFMGTLQDGVSVNDGCGSTHLEALEAAVKEGGYDCGIAFDGDADRCLGCDENGAEMDGDKIIALVGADMKERGRLDGNTVVVTVMSNLGFMKHMEALGIETARTAVGDRYVLEEMRARGYAIGGEQSGHVIFLHHSTTGDGELTAGKLLKVLARKKAENPATKMSDLNGVYTKFPQVLINLTANKEQKQAYKEDEYIAGFIESQQQSLMGMGRVLVRVSGTEPKIRVMVEGEDHAAIQTSADRIADMIRQRILDK
- the ruvB gene encoding Holliday junction branch migration DNA helicase RuvB; this translates as MNQEYTVDPSRLVSPDALPADAEEISLRPKTLDDYVGQEKAKGNLRVYLRAAQQRGEPMDHILLYGPPGLGKTTLAGIVAQEMGVQIRITSGPAIEKPGDLAALLTNLQEGDVLFIDEIHRLSRQVEEVLYPALEDYALDIMIGKGPSAQSIRINLPRFTLIGATTRAGQLTGPLRDRFGILLKLEPYSPKELAQIITRSAGILGIPITEEGALELARCSRGTPRIANRLLKRVRDFATVQGDGTIDEETAVEARKWMDIDEMGLDELDRSLLRAIIEMYGGGPVGLETLAAALGEESVTLEDLCEPYLMQMGMLTRTPRGRCVTRLAYEHLHMAVPRRFDEDDGQQSMF
- the ruvA gene encoding Holliday junction branch migration protein RuvA, with the translated sequence MIYCLTGKILKKTLDTAVISCGGVGYAVQIPATTGEALPAPGQEGTVYTVMNVSENDVSLYGFATEEQRDCFKMLTAVSGVGPKAGLAILSVMSPEKIALAASSGDHKAFTKASGVGPKLAQRITLELKDKVGKGLADGTGFGGADLSAPMPSSAPAQAVAALVSLGYTPSDAAAAVARVDETLSVQDIIKVALRSLSRAR
- the ruvC gene encoding crossover junction endodeoxyribonuclease RuvC, with product MRVLGIDPGYAIVGWGVVEYVGNRFSPIGYGAILTEKDTPFEQRLCEIYDSVLDVCRRYAPEALSIEKLYYQHNQTTVIGVAEARGVILLAAAQCGVPIYEYTPMQVKQAITGYGKAVKKQIQEMTRMMLHLETIPKPDDTADALGMAIAHCHCSRSRLMGTQPR
- a CDS encoding HlyC/CorC family transporter, producing MDDGSIFMIVALVVLVCMSAFFSSAETAYSSLNLIRLRSRADAGDRQAAKVLSLAERYDSLLSTILIGNNIVNIGASSIGTVLFTQVLGGAYGPTVSTVVLTLVVLTFGEITPKSMAKEMPESLALSFAPTLSVLVTVFTPLNWIFGQWKNFLAKRFYKGERDTITEGELVTMVSEAEKDGELTDRESELIRSAIEFDDVEVEDVLTPRVDVVAVEDDTPMEEVVDMFAESGYSRLPVYHETIDNIIGVVHEKDCFAALRKGNVKEVKLENLVSPTLYTTTATQISSLLLTLRESKHHMAVVVDEYGGTAGIITLEDILEELVGEIWDEHDDVVEEIHQQSDGSWLVSGAAGIDDVAEELSIKDQEEIDAIAISGLVQEKLGRLPKVGDHFVWGDCDGTVTRVSHRRVQEVRLTRRPPEEEPRKGDRREHRERENRRAQ